The Acidimicrobiales bacterium region CGTGAAGGGCATCATGCGCCCCGACGACGCCCGGCGCGCGGTCGACATCGGCGCCACCGCCATCTCGGTGTCGAACCACGGCGGCAACAACCTCGACGGCACTCCGGCCCCGATCCGGGTGCTCCCCGCCGTCGCCGCCGCCGTCGGTGGCCAGATCGAGGTCCTGCTCGACGGTGGGATCCGGCGCGGCAGCGACGTCGTCAAGGCCCTCGCCCTGGGCGCCAAGGCCGTCATGATCGGCCGCGCCTACCTGTGGGGCCTCGCCGCCAACGGCTCGGTGGGCGTGAACAACGTCTTCGAGGTGCTGCGCGGCGGCATCGACTCGACCCTGCTCGCCCTCGGCCGGGCCTCCATCGACGACCTCACCCCGGACGACGTGATCACGCCTATCGACTTCACCCACGGCCTCGAGAAGTGAACAGCACAGGAGCGAGAGCGATGCCCACGACGAACCGCTTGACGGTCTCCGAGGTCACGCCCGCCTATTGGCGCGTGGTCATCGACAATCCGCCGATCAACCTCTACGACCCGGAGATGTTCGCCGAGCTCAACGTCCTCATGGACACGATCGACGCGGCTGCGGAGCTGAAGGTCGTCGTCTTCGAGAGCGCGAACCCGGACTACTTCATCGCCCACTACGACCTGGCGCGCGGTGAGGTGGTGCCGGACCAGCCCGGAGCCGCCGAGTTCAGCGCGTGGCCGAGGTTCGTCACCCGGCTGGCGCAGTCGCACGTGGTCAGCGTCGCCAAGCTGCGCGGCCGGGCGCGGGCCCACGGCTCCGAGCTGGCGCTCGCCTGTGACATGCGCTTCGCGTCGAGGGAGAAGGCCGTCCTGGCGCAGGTCGAGGTCGGCTCGGCCGTCGTCCCCGGCGGCGGCGCGATCGAGTGGTTGTCCGCTCTGGCGGGCCGTTCGCGTGCGTTGGAGATCATCTGCGGCGCCGACGACTTCGACGCCGACACCGCGGAGCGCTACGGCTGGGTGAACCGTTCGATCCCCGATGTCGAGCTCGACGCCTTCGTCGACGACTTCGCCCGCCGCGTCGCCAGCTTCGAGAAGCGAGCGCTCGAGCTCGCCAAGAACCTCGTCAACGCCCGCGCCGGCGTGCCGTCGGAAGCGGACCGCTGGGCCTCCAACCAGTCGTTCGTCGGCACGACCTCCTGGCCCGAGACGCAGGCGCTCATCGGCAGGCTGATGGAGCAGGGCCTCCAGGCGGAAGGCGACTTCGAGCTCCGGCTCGGTCACCACATCGGCCACGCCGCCCGCTGACGCAACGACGTCGGCCCCGGCTCGCCGCGCCTGCGCCGGGCGAGCCGGGGCCGTCGAGCGTTCGGGGGAGGGAACGCTCGGTGCCATCGCGGCCCGGGCGGTCAGGCTCCGGCCCGAACCGACTCGGCGAGGGAGTCGGGGAGGGAGACGACGCCGGCGGTGATCTGGGCCATGATCCAGTCGTTCACCAGGGCGGAGGTGCTGTCGCCGCGCTGCGAGGCGATGGTGCTGATCAGCGCCCGTTCCGGCGACGCCCAGTACGGGGCCCACTCACCGGTGAGGGCCATCCAGTTGAGCGGCTGGGCCCCGGCCATGGTCATGCGGACCTTGGCGTCGTCGTGCGCTTCCTTCGTCACGCCGCCCGAGCAGTCGCTGACGAAGTAGACGTCGTAGCCGTCCTTGCGGGCGGCGAGCACCGACTGGGCGAGGCACACCTCGGTCACGAGGCCGGCCATGACCAGCTTCCTGCGACCCGTCGCCTCGACCTGACGACGCACCTCCGGGTGCGACCAGGCGTGCGACGACGGGCGGTCGATCGGCGTGACCTCGGGGAAGGCCTCGCTGATCTCCTTGAAGATGGGGTCGACGAGCACGCTCCCCTGGGCGCCGACCGTGGTGAGCACCGTCGGCACGCCGAATCCCTTGGCGACAGCGCTGAGAGCCGCGACGTTGTTGGTGAGGAGGCCGTGATCGATGGAGTGCACGTTCACGGCCACCGCAGGCTGGTGATCGATGAGCAGCAGCACCGAGTTCTCGATGGTCAGCTCGTTCGGATTTTCGGTGATGGTGATCGGTGTGTTCATGGATCGAGCCGACCACGGCGGACGTGGGTCGGTCCTCCGTAGTCCCTACCGGACTTCAGTCGGGGACTACTGACCCGCTCAGGAGGTGGGTTGGTTGCGGAGGGCCTCGGCCAGCTCGTGGCGGCCGGTGATCCCGAGCTTCTCGTAGGCCCGCTGGAGGTGGCTCTCGATCGTGCGGACCGAGAGGTGCAGGTCGCCGGCGATCTGTTTGTTGGTACGCCCCGCCGCGGCCTGGAGCGCGGAGTCGAGCTCGCCGGGTGTGAGGTGCACCCGGGCGGTGATGGTCTCCACGGGGGGCGTGGCGGCGCCTTCGCACCGGGCCAGGAGGCGCGCCGCGTGCTGCCCGGCGGCGGCGCCCTTCCGGGCCTCGCCGGCGTTGCGGAGGAGGACGGCGGTGTCGGCCCGGGCCTCGGCGGCGTAGAGCATCGCGCCGAGGTCCTCGAAGTCCTGGGCGACCTTGGCGAGGGCCTCGCGGTCGCGGGCGGCGATGGCGCCGGCGTAGGCGGCGCGGGTGGCGACCAGGTCGCCGTCGACCTCGTTGGCCAGCGCGGCCAGGCGGGCGGCCACCTGGCGGGCCCGGCCGAGGCGGGCCAGTCCGTGCAGGGCGCTGGTGGCGCCGATGAGGTCGCCGATCTCCTCGCCCACCTCGGCCGCGGCTTCGAGCCGGTCGCGGGCGGCGGGCAGGTCGCCGGCCGCGGCCGCGGTCCAGGCCCGGGCCTGGAGCAGCTCGGTCTGGGTCATCAGGAAGGGCGGCAGGCCGAGGGCGTCGAGCGCGTCGAGCGTCTCGGCCGCCCGGTCGGGCTGACCGGTCAGCGCCAGCGCCTGCGCGGCGGCGACGTAGGGCCACCGGGCGGCGTAGGTGCGCCCGAGCTGCTCGAAGAGCGTGTAGGCCTCGGCGGCCCGGCGAAAGGCGCTCACCGGGCGGCCCTGCTCGAGGTGCACGAGCGCGAGGTCCACGGCGACGAAGGCCCTCGCCTCGGTCGCCGGCTGGTCGACGAGCTGGTCGTAGGCCCGGGTGAGGAGCGCTTCGGCCTCGACGAGACGGCCGGCGTAGATCTGCGGACGGAGACGGCCGACGTACAGGGCCCACTGGTCCCAAGGTTCGTCGGACGCGGGCGTCGCTCCGCTGTCGTCGGGCGTGGTGAGCAGCCGGCTGGCGTCGTCGAGGCGGCCGAGTCGGGTCAGGCTGTAGCCGACCATCAGGTGCGCGGCGCCGAGCGTCGCTGACGGTGGGCGCTGGAGCAACGACGCCGCGGCCTCCACCGTGGCCCGCGGCCCGCTGGTCATGCTCATGACGAAGAAGCGTCGGCTCAGCAGCTCGTCGTGCCAGAACGGATCGGTGACGGCGTCGAGCGCGTCCTCGATGAGCCGGAACTCGGCGCGGCCCTCGAGGAGGTAGGTGTTGTCGAAGCGGAGGAGGGCGACCCGGGCCTGGTCGGCGTCGGTGGTGGCCTGTGTCGCGAGGGCGGCCAGCTCGTGTTCGGCCTGGTCGTGACGGCCTTCGACGTTGGCGGCCTCGGCGGCCAGGAAGCGGGCGTCGAAGCCGGCGCCGTCGTCGATGGCGGCACGGGCCAGCCGTTCGGTGAGGGCGTGGTCGTGGCGGGCCCGCGCCGCGCACGCCCCGGACAGGAGGAGCTCGGCGCTACCGCCGCCGCCGACGAGGCGCCACGACGCCACCAGCAGCGTGTCCTCCCGGCGTCGTGCTCCGGTCGCCTCGACCACCTCGGCCCGGGCGCGGGCGAGGTCCCGTTGGCGCAGGGCGCTGATGCCGACGCTCACCACGTCGCCGTAGACGGGATGGGCCAGCCAGACCTGGACCCGGCGGCCGTCGACACGGCTGGTGATCAGCCCCCGGCGCTCGAGGGTCTCGACGGCGGCCGGGTCGGTCAGCCGGGTCAGGGTCGCCTGGTCGAGCGGCTCGCCCAGGGTGAGCAGCTCCAGCACGGTGCGCTCGGGGTCGGTCAGGTCGCCCAACCGCAGCGCCACCAGCTCGACGAGGCGGCTCGTGGGTTGCAGGGCGCCCCGCAGGCGCCAGATCCCGACCACCTCCTCGACGAGCGCCCCGGTCTCGAGCGCCCCGGTCACCAGCTCCCGCAGGAACAGCGGGTTGCCCTGGCAGTGGTCGGCCAGCTGACGCCGCGACGCCGGCTCCACCGGTCCGCCGAGCACCCTGGCCAGCAGTTCGTCGATCGCCCTGCCGTCCAGGACGTCGACCTCGATGCGTTCGGCCGGGCCGTCCTTCCACAGCGCCACCACCGCGTCGGGCACGGCCTCCCCCGACCGCACGGTGGCGACCACGGTCGCTGCCCGGGTCAGGGCCAGCTGGTGGACCAGGGTGGCCGACCCGGCGTCGAGGTGGTGGGCGTCGTCGACGAACACCACCAGCGGGCGCCCTCCGGCCCCGTCCACCACCGCCTGGACGTAGCGTCGCAGCAGGTCACCGTGTTCGCCCCGGGCAAGACGGTCGTCGGCGGCATCCGGCGGTAGCAGCGATGCGAACGCCCCGAACGGCAACCCCCGCGACGCCCGGGTGGCGGTCGTGCGGGCCAGCGCCATGCCCCGCTCCTCGGCCAACTGCAGGGCCGCGGTGGCCAGCGTCGTCTTGCCCACCCCGGCTGGCCCGGTGATCACCGCCCCCTGCTGCGCCTCCACGGCGCCGGTCAACCGGGCGAGCTCGTCACTCCGGCCGACCAGTGGCCACGTGTCCACCCCCGAACCGTACCGCCCGTGATCAGGATCCCCGTCGGTCCCCGGGGCCAGAGTCCAGTAGTGACTACTGAGGTCTGGTTCCCCCCGCTGTGGTCCGCTGCACCCATGGACGAAGTCCGGTAAGACGAGCCGTGAAGGGGACAGCCACCATGACCGACCACAACTCCAGCCCCCGGGCGGTCGCCGAGCCGGCCATCGACCTCGCCGACATGTACGCCTTCCCCAGCCCGTCCCAGCCGGGGCGGCTGGTGCTGGTCATGACCGTCTTCCCCAACGCCCGGCCGGGAGCGCTGTTCTCGGACGCCGCCAGCTACCGGTTCCGCATCCGACCCGTGACCGTCCCGGCCGGCGGACTCGCTCCGCGCTTCGAGGTCGGCACCGACGAGTACGACGTCACCTGCACGTTCACGGCGCCGGTGACGTCGGACGACGCCGGGCTGCCGGTGCAGGAGGGCACGTGCACGCTCCCGAACGGTGCCACCGTCGCCTTCCGCGTCGACGACGAGCAGGCCGCATCGGTGCCCGGCGCGCGCGTCTTCGCCGGGCTGCGCATGGACCCCCTCTTCATCGACGGCGTCGGGTACATCAGGACGCTCGGCACCAGGAGCGTCGCCTTCCAGGCGGAGGGCACCAACTCGGCCGCCGGATGGGACGTCCTGGGCATCGTCGTCGAGCTCGACGTCGCCACGATGCTCGGGGGAGCGCCGGGAACGCTGTTCGCCGTCGCCTCGGAGACCGTCACGATGGGCGCCTTCCCGACACGGCTGGAGCGGTTCGGCCGGGTCTTCGTGAAGAACCAGCTGCTCGGCGAGTACGGCGTCGACACCGTCAACCAGGACCTCGACCTCCGTGAGCTCTACAACCAGGAGGACCCGTTCGACCTGGCGCCCAACTACCTCGGCGCCTACCGCGCCCGCCTGCACGCCAACCTGGCGGTCCTCGACGGCATCGACGGCAAGGTCGACTGGCCCGTGCAGCCGGACGGGGCCCACCCGCTGACCGAGCTGTACCTCGGGGACTACCAGGTCGTGGACGTCGCCAAGCCGTACCGCGAGGACAGCTACCTGGAGATCGAGCAGGCGCTGCTCCGGGGCCGCGCCCACGAGACCTCGGGCGGGCGGTCCCTCAACGGCGACGCGGTCGACGCGAACCTCACGTTCGTCGTCACCGGCGGCGACGGCCCGCACATCAGCGACGGTGTCGACCAGGCGACGGTGCGAGCGTCGGACACGTTTCCGTACCTGGCACCGCCGAACCTCGACGCCGCCGAGGCCGGCCGGGTCCTGGTCCCCTCCAAGCTGGCCGACCAGCTCGCCTTCCTGGAAGCCGCGTTCGGTGCTGCAGCCCGCTGAGCCGGCCGTGCGGCCCGGGCCGGGGCCGGTGACGACGGCGGGGGTCATCGCCGTCCGGAACCTCGAGGCGCGGATCGAGGGTCAGGTCGCACGAGCAGCAGCGGGACCGCCCACCGTCGACGACCGCATCGAGCTGATCGAGCTGATCGCCTTGCGGGGCCACGTGCTGGGCCGCGTCGCCGACGTCGAGCTGGCCGTGGCGTACGCGGACGAGCTCGTCGCCCGGGTCCCCATCGACGCCCGGTCCTTCGTGGCCCGGGCCAGGACGAGCGGCGTCTTCCACCGGTTCACGTCGGCCCTGACCGACCTCGACACGGCGGCCGCCTTCGGGGGCGACCGCGCCGAGATCGACGCGGAGCGCGCCGGGATCTACCAGGCGCTCGGGCGCTACGACGATGCGCTGGCGATCCTTCGACCGGCCGTCGACGGCCGGGCCGACTTCGGCCCGCTGGCCGCGCTCGCCGGGGTCCACGGCGAGCGCGGGGAGATGGACGAGGCCGAGCACTGGTTCGGGGCGGCCACGCACTCCTACCGCGGCACCTCGCCGTTCCCGCTGGCGATGCTGGAGCTCCAGCGCGGCCGGCTGTGGATCGACCATGACGACCTCGGCCGCGCCCGGGACTGGTGCGAAGCCGCGGTCCGCCGGCTCCCGGCCTACGTCCCGGCACAGGGCCACCTGGCCGAGATCGAGGCCGCCCTCGGGGAGACGGCGACGGCCATCGCCCGGCTGCGGCCCCTGGCGCTCGCCTCCGACGATCCCGACTACGCCACGCAGCTCGCCCGCATCCTCGGCGACGTCGGCCGGACCGACGAGGCGCAGGCGTGGCGTGACCGCGCGCAGGCCCGCTACGACGACCTGCTCGGTCGTCACCCGGAGGCGTTCGCCGACCATGCCGCCGAGTTCTGGCTCACGGTCGGCGGCGATCCCGCTCGAGCGCTCCGGCTCGCGCGGCGGAACCTCGCCCTCCGCCCGACGGCCCGAGCCCGTGCGCTCGTGCGCCGTGCGAGCGGCTGCTCTGACCCCAAGGAAAGGAAACATCGATGACGAAGGTCCTCTACACGGCGCATGCCCGTGTGACCGGCGGGCGCGTGAACGGTCACGGTCGCAGCAGCGACGGCCAGCTGGAGGTGGACCTCCGCGTCCCCGAGGAGATGGGCGGACAAGGCGGTGGGACGAACCCGGAGGAGCTGTTCGCCGTCGGGTACGCGGCGTGCTTCGAAGGCGCTCTCGCCACCGTCGCCCGGCGTCGTCGCCTGGATGCCGGTGACGCCACGATCGACTCGGCGGTCAGCCTGTTCCCGACCGGTGACGGCGCCTTCGAGCTCTCGGTGACCCTCGACGTGGCGCTGCCGTCGGTCGACGACCGCGAGACGGCCGCCGAGCTCGTCCGTGCAGCGCACCAGGTGTGCCCGTACTCCAACGCCACCCGCGGCAACATCACCGTCGACCTCCTGCTCGGAGGCCGGCCCGTCGGGGCAGGCACCCAGGACCCGCCGGCGTCCCGGTAGCGTCGAGAACCCTTCGGCATGACCATCACGACGATCGATCCGGCGACGGGCCAGCCCATCGCGACCCACGAGGAGACGAGCGCGGCCGGGGTCTCGGTGCTGCTCGACCGCGCCCGCGAGGCTGCGGTCCGGTGGGCGGCGGTCCCACCGGAGGGGCGGGCCGGGTCGCTGCGGGCCCTGGCCGTCGCCTTGCGGTCGGACGCGGGCGCGCTCGCGGCGCTGGCGACCCGGGAGATGGGGAAGCCCCTGGCCGAGAGCCGGGCCGAGGTCGAGAAGTGCGCGGTGGCCTGTGACTGGTTCGCCGACCACGCGCCTGACCTGCTGCGCCCGGAGGAGGTGAGCACCGGGGCGCGGCGCACCCGGCTGGCGCACCACCCGCTCGGCGTCGTCCTGGCGATCATGCCGTGGAACTTCCCGTACTGGCAGGTGGTGCGTGCCCTCGCCCCGGCACTCGCCGCCGGCAACGGGGTGGTCCTCAAGCACGCGCCGTCGACGACCGGGTGCGCGCTCGCCCTGGCCGGTGCGGCGCAGCGCGCAGGGCTGCCCGACGGCCTGTTCTCGGTGGTCGTGGTGAGCGCCGAGCGGACCGACGAGGTGGCGTCCGGGCTGATCGCCGACCGTCGCATCGCCGGCGTCACGTTCACCGGCTCGACGCGTGCTGGGCGGGCGGTGGCGGCTCGGGCCGGCCAGGCCCTGAAGAAGTGCGTCCTGGAGCTCGGGGGCAGCGACCCGTTCGTCGTGCTCGCCGATGCCGACCTGGAGAGCGCCGCGGCCTGGGCCGCGCGCAGCCGCTTCCAGAACGCCGGCCAGTCGTGCATCGCCGCGAAGCGGATCATCGTCGAGGAGGCGATCGCCGACGCGTTCACCGACGAGCTCCTGGGCCACGTCCGTGAGCTGCGGGTCGGGGATCCGTCCGATCCCGGCGTGACGGTCGGGCCGCTCGCCCGGGCCGACCTGCGCGACGCGGTGGAGCGCCAGGTGCGCGAGTCGGAGCGCCAGGGCGCCCGCGTCCTCATCGGTGGCGAGGTCCCCGACCGGCCCGGCTTCTTCTACCTGCCGACCGTGCTCGACGAGGTCGAGCCGGGGATGCCGGTGCTCGAGGAGGAGGTCTTCGGCCCGGCCGTGCCGATCCTGCGGGCACGGGATGCGGAGCACGCATTGGGGCTCGCCAACCAGACCGACTACGGCCTGGGCAGCGCGGTCTGGACGTCGGACCTCGACCGCGGCGAGGTCCTCGCGCTGCGACTCGAGGCCGGCCACACGGCGGTCAACGGGATGACTATCTCCGATCCCCGCCTGCCGTTCGGCGGCACCAAGGAGTCGGGCTACGGCCGGGAGCTGTTCCGGCACGGCCTGCTCGAGTTCGTGAACGTGCACGCCATCGTGGTCAACGGCCCCCACGGCCCCCGACGAGGACCGAACGACGGCCAGCGAGTGAGAGGTGCGAAGTGACGACGAACGGTGAGCCCGCAGGGGGCGTCGCGCGCCTGATCGTGCGGTGCCTGGAGAACGAGGGCGTCACCCACGTCTTCGGCATCCCGGGCGAGGAGAACATCCACCTCGTCGAGGCGCTGTCGGCGTCGTCGATCCGCTACGTCCTCGTGCGCCACGAGCAGGCGGCGTCGTTCATGGCCGAGGTCTACGGCCGCCTCACCGGCAAGGCCGGCGTGTGCTCGGCGACGCTCGGCCCCGGCGCCATCAACCTGCTCCTCGGGGTGGCCGACGCGACCACCAACTCCACGCCGGTCGTGGCGCTGTCGGCGCAGGTGGGGATGGACCGGAAGTTCAAGGAGTCCCACCAGGGCGTCGACCTCGTGTCGATGTTCGCGCCCGTGACCAAGTGGTCGGAGCTGGTCGCGACACCGGAGGCGGTGCCCGAGATGCTGCGCAAGGCGTTCAAGCTGGCGCAGACCGAGCGCCCCGGCGCCGTCTACCTGGCGGTGCCCGAGGACGTCGAGAAGGCCGCGGCGCCGCCGGGCGCCCGGCCGCTCGTGGTGAACACCCCTCGCCCGGACGAGCCGTCGGCGGACCAGCTGCGCCGCGCGGCCGACGTCCTGCGCACCGCTCGGAACCCCATCGTGCTGGCGGGCCACGGCGCGGCGCGTGCCGGCGCGAGCGACGCCCTGCGCCGCTTCGCCGAGACGCTCGGCCTACCCGTGGCCACCACGTTCCACGGCAAGGGGGTCTTCCCGGACGACCACCCGCAGGCCCTCGGCGCAGTCGGCTTCATGCGCCACGACTACGTGAACTTCGGGTTCGACGAAGCCGACGCCGTCGTCGCCGTGGGCTACGAGCTGCAGGAGTTCGACCCCGTTCGGATCAACCCGAACAGCGACAAGAGGATCGTCCACATCCATCGGTTCCCCGCCGAGGTCGACCTCCACTACGAGATCGAGGTCGGCCTGCAGTCGGACATCGGCCGCACGCTGGACGCGCTGGCCGCCGCGGTCGATCGGCGCTTCGACCCCGACGTCAGCGACCAGCGGATCCGGGCGAAGCTCGCCGGCGAGCTCGAGCGCGGACGACACGACGACCGGTTCCCCCTGGCGCCGGCGCGGATCGTGGCCGACACGCGGGAGGCGCTCGGGCGGGAGGACATCGTCCTCGTCGACACGGGCGCCCTGAAGATGTGGATGGCGCGGCTCTACCCGACCTACGCGCCGAACACGTGCCTGATCTCGAACGGTCTGTCGACGATGGCGTGGACGCTGCCGGGGGCGATCGGCGCCAAGATCGCCCGCCCCGACGCCCACGTGCTCGTCGCCACCGGGGACGGGGCGTTCATGATGAACTCCCAGGAGATCGAGACCGCGCTGCGGGAGCGGATCCCGATCGTCGTGCTGATCTGGGTCGACGACGAGTACGGGCTGATCCGGTGGAAGATGGACCTCGAGCTCGGGCACAGCGTCGACACGGCGTTCGGCAACCCGGACTTCGTCGCCTACGCCGAGAGCTTCGGCGCGCGCGGCTACCGCATCGACACACCCGGCGACCTGCTGCCGACCCTCCGCCGGGCGCTCGCCGACGACACCGTCTCGGTGATCGCCTGCCCGGTCGACTACTCGGCGAACCTCCAGCTCACCGACGCCCTCGGCGAGCTCGACGAATCGCTCTCGTGAACGCTCGTCGGGTGAACGAGCGGATGACCACCTGGCCCGCCCGGCCAGCCGATTGAGGAGCACCTCATGGACACCACGCCGCCGGCGAACGGCCTGACGCTCGGTCTGGACACGTTCGGCGACCTCACCAGCGACGACGAGGGCCGGCCGCTGACGCAGGCCCAGACGATCCGCAACCTCGTGGACCAGGGAGTCCTGGCCGACCAGGTGGGGGTCGACTACTTCGGCATCGGCGAGCACCACACCGAGATCTTCCCCCTCTCCGCCGGCGACGTCGTGCTGGCGGCGATCGCCTCACGCACCTCCCGCATCCGGCTCGGGTCGGCCGTCACCGTGATCAGCTCCGACGACCCGGTGCGGGTGTTCCAGCGCTACGCCACCCTCGACGCGCTCTCGAACGGCCGGGCCGAGGTGATCCTCGGCCGCGGGTCGAGCACCGAGTCGTTCCCGCTGTTCGGCTACGACCTGCGCGACTACGAGGAGCTCTTCGAGGAGAAGGTCAACCTCTTCGCCGAGCTGCGCAAGGAGGGACCGGTGACCTGGAGCGGCAGCACGCGCCCTGCGCTCGACGGCCTGGAGGTCTATCCCCACACCGAGTCGGGATCGCTGTCGACCTGGATCGGCGTCGGCGGCAACCCGGAGTCCGTCGTACGTGCCGCCCGCTACGGGTTCTCGCTCATGCTGGCGATCATCGGCGGCTCCCCGCAGCGGTTCGCCCCCTTCGCCGGCCTGTTCCGCGAAGCGCTCGCCAGGTTCGGGTTCCCGGAGCAGCCGGTCGGGGTGCACTGCCCCGGCCACGTCGCCGCCACCGACGAGCAGGCCCGCGAGGAGTTCTGGCCCTTCTACCTGGAGATCCTCTCCAGCGTCGCCGCGGAGCGCGGCTTCCGGGTGCCGACCCGAGCGTCGTTCGACCACGAGGTCGGGCCCGACGGCGCCCTGCACGTCGGTTCCCCCGAGACCGTGGCCCGCAAGATCGCCGACACCCTCAAGGCGCTCGACGCCACGCGCTTCGACCTCAAGTACGGCATGGGCGGGCTCTCCCACCCGAAGCTCATGACCAACATCGAGCTCTACGGCACCCGGGTCGCACCCCTCGTCCGCGACATGCTCGCCTGAGCACCCTCGTCGGCCACGGTCACGACCTTGCCCACGAAGGGCGAGGTCATGGCCCTGACCAGCGCGCTGTAGTTGAGCCGGAACGACACCTCGGCGCCGCTGGGCAGGCGGTCGCGCCCGGCGTCGAGGATCAGGTGGTCGCTGCTGGCGCCGAGCACCTCGATGCCGGCGGGTGCCAGCAGTCCGGACGGGTCGACGTCCTGGTGCCCCACGGCCACGATCGTGCGCACGCGATCCCCCCGGTCCCTCGTCGGCACCGCGGCACCGAACGCCGTCTCGCCGATCTCGCCTCGCGGCTGCGACGGCTTGCGCTTCGACTCGATCACCTCGGCCACCAGGGTGACGGCGTCCGTGTGCAGCCCCTCGATCGGGCGGCGGTGCAGCGGCTCGCAACCCAG contains the following coding sequences:
- a CDS encoding acetolactate synthase large subunit — protein: MTTNGEPAGGVARLIVRCLENEGVTHVFGIPGEENIHLVEALSASSIRYVLVRHEQAASFMAEVYGRLTGKAGVCSATLGPGAINLLLGVADATTNSTPVVALSAQVGMDRKFKESHQGVDLVSMFAPVTKWSELVATPEAVPEMLRKAFKLAQTERPGAVYLAVPEDVEKAAAPPGARPLVVNTPRPDEPSADQLRRAADVLRTARNPIVLAGHGAARAGASDALRRFAETLGLPVATTFHGKGVFPDDHPQALGAVGFMRHDYVNFGFDEADAVVAVGYELQEFDPVRINPNSDKRIVHIHRFPAEVDLHYEIEVGLQSDIGRTLDALAAAVDRRFDPDVSDQRIRAKLAGELERGRHDDRFPLAPARIVADTREALGREDIVLVDTGALKMWMARLYPTYAPNTCLISNGLSTMAWTLPGAIGAKIARPDAHVLVATGDGAFMMNSQEIETALRERIPIVVLIWVDDEYGLIRWKMDLELGHSVDTAFGNPDFVAYAESFGARGYRIDTPGDLLPTLRRALADDTVSVIACPVDYSANLQLTDALGELDESLS
- a CDS encoding LLM class flavin-dependent oxidoreductase — its product is MDTTPPANGLTLGLDTFGDLTSDDEGRPLTQAQTIRNLVDQGVLADQVGVDYFGIGEHHTEIFPLSAGDVVLAAIASRTSRIRLGSAVTVISSDDPVRVFQRYATLDALSNGRAEVILGRGSSTESFPLFGYDLRDYEELFEEKVNLFAELRKEGPVTWSGSTRPALDGLEVYPHTESGSLSTWIGVGGNPESVVRAARYGFSLMLAIIGGSPQRFAPFAGLFREALARFGFPEQPVGVHCPGHVAATDEQAREEFWPFYLEILSSVAAERGFRVPTRASFDHEVGPDGALHVGSPETVARKIADTLKALDATRFDLKYGMGGLSHPKLMTNIELYGTRVAPLVRDMLA